The following nucleotide sequence is from Pseudomonas sp. RC10.
CGGCAGCGGCGTGGTCTTGATGCGGTCGCAGGTAGCGATGACGCGACTGAGCACGCTCAGGTGATTGGCCAGCAAGGTGTAGCGCCACTCGTTGATCTCACCGTTTTCACTGGCGTCCGAGCATTGCCGGCCGACCTCGCGCAGGATGCGGTCGCAATAATTAGCGCTGTCCACCGACGGCGGGCGGCTCAGCCAATGCTGCGTGACCTTCTCGACATCCTGACGGCGCAACGTCGCACAGAGGGCGTGGGCAAAGCCGCACAGGTCTCGCAGGATGCTGCCCCGTAGCGCTTCGTCCTTGAGCACTTGGGTTTCCCGAATGATGGAGCGGGTTTCGGTGATCACGTCCCCCCAGGCCTTGCGCGCCTCGTACCAGCGGTCGTAACAGGCGTTGTTGCGAAAGCTCATGAAGATCGACAGCGACAGGCCGAGCAAGGTGAACGGCGTGGCGCTGACTTTCGCAAAATAGTCCGGGTGCAGGCTCTCGATCAGCACGATGCCGGCCGCCAGAAACGTCACCAGCGCCGCTCGGGAGGCAATGCGCCGGGCAATCGAACCTTTGAGCGTCAGAAGAACGCTCCGCAGATTGGGATGCGGTCGAACAATCATGGATCAATCCGGGGGTGGCGTGGCACTGCGGTCATTGTGTCCAAGGTCGCGATCCGGGTCGATCCGGTCGCGAACACGCTGCTTCAGTACCTTGGCTTCGGGAAAACCGCCGTCAGTCTTGCGCTCCCAAATCTGCACATCATCGCAAGTGATGCGAAACACTCCGCCCGTTCCCGGCACCAGGGAGACCTTGCCCAGATCGTCGCCGAAGGTGCTCAGCAGCTCCTGCGCCAGCCACGCCGCACGCAACAGCCATTGGCATTGCGTGCAGTAGGTGATGGTGATTTCGGCCTTGTCGCCCATGAATCAGCCCAGCCCCGCCAACAAATCGCGGGCTGTCTGTTGCGGACCGTCATCGGACTCGGCGATGACCTCTTCCAGCAGGCGCCGCGCTTCGTCGATGCTGCCCTCGTCGATCAACACCTGAGCTTCGTTGATCTTGCTCAGCGGCGCTTCGTCCTCGATGTCCATCAGATCGAACTCGGTGTCGTCGGTCATGAAACTGTCGAGAAAGGCGTCGTCCATCAAATCGCTGTTGCTCTGCGCCACCGATTCGGGCTCGGATTCGGTCTCGAAGCGCAGCTCCATGTCTGGCGACCCATCCTCTTCGGCGAAGTCGCTGAGGAACTGCTCCTCCGGCATTTCGAAGACTTCCGGCAGCTGCTTGAGGTCCGAGGCGAACAAGGGGTCCAACTCGGGCTCGGCATCCGGCGCAGGTTTGCGCGGGGCCGGGGCGCTGTCGAAGGGATCGACCAGGTCCCAATCGGCGTCCATGGACAAGTCGTCCAGGTTGAGCTGGAAGTCGTCGATCGGTTCGGGGTTGAGCGCTGCAGCCGCATTTTCGTCCAACTGCGCAGGCGCTTTCTCATGATTGACGGCGGCAGCGGCAGCCGCTGCGACCACCGCCGCCCCCGCCACGGCCGGTACGACCGATGAGGTTTTCTCGACCGAGACAGGCGCCAAGGCCGGTTTGAGTTTCGGATAACGGGCGCGAATTTCCTGCAACTTCTGAGGCTCGATGCCCTGGTTCAACAAGATCTTTTCTTCTTCGTCGAACCCGGCCAGGTCGCCTTGCTCGCCAAGCAACTCCAGGATGCGCAGGCGCACGTCGGTGCGTTGCGGCTGCCGATCAAGGGCTTCGCGGAGAATGGCCTGAGCCTCGGCAAAACGGCCATAGGCGATGTAAATGCTGGCGCCGTCGAGGGCATCCGTCGCCGCACCGGCCAGCCGCTGGCCGCCCGACGCAGCCGGGGTGGTGGCCGTTGTGGCCGCTGGACGTGGCGTGACCGCAGGCACTTCAAACACCGGGGTGACCGTTCCCTGCGCAGGTTTGATGATCGGTTCGACAGGCTCAAACCCTGCTCCCGGCTGAGCCCCTGACTCGACCAGCCGATTCTTGAGCCGATTGCGGCGCACCGACCAACCCAGCGCCAACAACAACACCAACAGCAACAGGCCAGCCAAAATCGTCGTCCACGGCAGCTCATCGTCCTCGACCACCGGCGCGGGAGCGGGCGCCGGGGCTGGAGCGGGTGTCGCCGCCGGTTCGGTTTTCTGCACCGGCGCAGTGGCAACGGGCGCAGGCGGTGGCACGGGTCTGGCCGCCAATGCCTTCATTTCGGCCAGTTGGGTCTGCAATTCGATGATCTGTTTGTTTTTCGCCGCGTCGTCTTCGGAAACCTGCGCGACCTGGGTTTTCAGGTCCTCGACCGTCTTGGCCAGTTGCTGGTTTTCCATGGCGGTGGCGGTCAACTGCTCGCCTGCGCTCTGCTTCACGGCGGGTGCGTTTGGCGCGGACACCGAAACGGAGGTTGGCGCGTTCGCCGCCGGAGCTGCGGCAGTTGCTGCACCCGCTGGCGCAGCAACCTTGGGTTCGGCGGCGTTGTCGGGGAGCAGCAGGCTCTGGCCGACTTTCAACTGGCTGCGGGTGCCTTGAGGGAACGCCTGGGGGTTGAGCGCTTGAAGCGCAACGATCAGCTCGGCACTGGACGCCTTGCTGCCCGGCGCCTGAATCTGCCGTGCGATACCGGCCAGGGTGTCACCGGACACCACGGTGTAATGCTTGCCTTGCACCGCTTTCGGCGGGGCAACGGGCAGGCGCGACGCATCCGTTTTAGCGGCCGTCGCAGGCGAGTTGGTGCGGCTGCGCGTGGCAGCCAGGCCAGCGGGAGAGTTTGGAGGGTCCAGCAGCACGGTGTATTCGTGGAACTGATCGCCGTTGGGGCGCGACAGGCGCACGACGAAATCCAGATAAGGCTCGGTGACAGCCTTGCGTGACTCCACATGGACGATGGCACGGTTGCCTCGGATCACCGGGGTGAAATGCAGGTCATTGAGGAAGAACACCCGCTCCACGCCCGCCTTGGCGAACGCTTCGGTCGAGGCCAGGGTGACCACGATTTCTTCAGGACTCAGGCCACCCGCCTCGATCAGCTCAATGTCCGCGTTGAAGGGCTGACCCTGCGCGGAATGCAGCGTGATATCGCCCAGGCCCAATGCAGCGGCCGTGGCGCTGTGCAGCATGGACGCTGAGGCGATTGCCAGCGTCAGCAACCCCGTGCGAAGACCCGACTGAACGCGAAATGATCCGTAACTCCCGCGCCGACTACCGGCCTGAAAACTCTTCAGCATGCGAACCCTTATGAGGCAGGCTTCCCTGCAAATTTCGTTGTGCGGACACCATGTCCGGGCAGAATCAGTATGGGTGCAAATAGAACAGGATGTTTCGACAGGTTCAATGTATTTGTCGCTGGCGCAGGGCCATATCGTCAGGATTTTTCCAGATTGCCCAGAATTGTCGAGTGCACACGCATGCAGACCCGCAAATCTGCCTCGTCGATGCCCTCGAACAGCTCATGGCGCAGTGCGGTGGCAATGGTCTCGATTTTTTCGATCAACGGCCGGGCGGTGTCGCTCAACAGGATTTTCTTCGCACGGCGGTCTTCGACGACGGCCTGACGCTTGACCAGGCCCTGGCTTTCCAGGCTGTCGAGCAAACGCGCCAGTGTCGGCCCTTCCACACCCACGCTCTGTGCCAGCTCGCGCTGGGTAGGCGCCGCGTCCTTGAAACGCGCCAAATGCAGCAGCACCAGCCAGCGGGCCTGGGATAACCCGAGATCGGCCAATCGACGGTCCAGCTCCGCACGCCAGCCACGGGACAGATTGGCCAGTTGCATGCCAAAGCGGTGTTCTTCTGTTAACGGCATAGGTAACTCGATGGTTAAAGATGATTCCTAATTAATAGGCAGCTAACCATGGAGCATGGGACGAGGCAAGAGGCCGGATGTGGCGTTTCGTCGCACAGGGGAATGGGAACAAGCGTTCTATCGCAATGCTGCCGAGGCATGGATCGCAAAATGGCAGGAGCAAATTCATTCGCAAGGCGGCGGTGCGTCCGATCGAGATGCGCAAGGTGCACTGGCCCCTCGCGAATGAATTCGCTCCCACAGAGGGTGCGCACGCCTGAATATCGGCGTCCGGGTCAGACTTCGAATTCCGACTGCAACGCCGCGCGCACGCAGTACAGCACGCCTTCCGGCACCCGTCCTGTGAACAGTTCGGCAATCGCAGCCACGGGCGGCAGTTCGCCTTCGCCGTCGAGGAAGGCGTCCTGGATTTCGGTAAGCAGGTCTTCTGGCAGGTCCAGCGCCTGTTCCAGCGACAACTGCTGCTTGCCGATCGCTTCGGCCAGCATCGTGTAGACGTTTTTTTCCGAGCATTGCAGTTGGCCGGCGATCTGCATCGGCGTCATGCCCGCGCGGGCGAGGCTGATCAGCTCGTGACGCAGGTCGGTGACCACCCGTGGCGCCGGGGCCGCGCCGCCCAGCACTTCGAGGAACGCCTCGCCATAACGCTCCAGCTTGCGCGCACCCACGCCGCTGACCCGCGCCATCTCGGCCATGGTGCCGGGCTGGCTGCGGAGCATTTCCAGCAGGGTCGAGTCCGGGAAGATGACGTACGGTGGCACGCCATGTTCCTCCGCCAGCTTGCGGCGCAGCGCACGCAGGGCTTCCCATTGCTCGCGTTCTTCGCCACGCACCAACTGGCTCGCGGGGCTGCCGGACGCTTTCGCGGTGGTCTGGGGTTTGAGGTCGCGGCGCAACTCCAACGTGACTTCGCCGCGCAGCAGCGGGCGGCAGGTGTCGCTCAGGCGCAAGCCGCCGTAGCCTTCAAGGTCGGTGTCCGCGAGACCACGGGCCACCAGTTGACGGAACAGCGTGCGCCATTCGTTCTCACTGCGGCCCTTGCCGACGCCAAAAACAGCCAGTTTCTGATGCCCGAAGCTCTGAACCTTTTCGTTGTCCTTGCCCAGCAACACATCCACCAGATGACCGACGCCGTAACGCTGCCCCGTCCGATAGATCGCCGACAGTGCCTGACGGGCAGGTTCGGTGGCGTCCCAGGTCTGCACGTCGTCGACGCAGTTGTCGCAGTGGCCGCAGGGGTTGGGCATGTCTTCGTCGAAATAGGCCAACAGTGCCTGACGCCGACAGCGGGTTTCTTCGCACAGTGACAACATGGCATCGAGCTTGTGTTGCTCCACGCGCTTGTGGCGCTCGTCGCCTTCGGAGTTTTGCAGCATCTGCTTGAGCATCACCACGTCTTGCAGACCGTAGGCCATCCACGCGTCGGCGGGCAGACCGTCGCGCCCTGCCCGACCGGTTTCCTGATAGTAGGCTTCCAACGATTTGGGCAGGTCCATGTGCGCCACGAACCGGACGTTGGGCTTGTCGATGCCCATGCCGAACGCGATGGTCGCGACCATGATCAGGCCTTCTTCATTAAGGAAGCGGCGCTGATTCTCGGAGCGGGTCTCGATGGGCAGACCGGCGTGGTACGGCAACGCCGGATAGCCGTTGTCGCTCAGAAACGCGGCGGTTTCCTCGACTTTCTTGCGCGACAGGCAATAGACGATTCCGGCATCGCTGCGGCGCTCGGACAGGAACGCCAGCAGCTGTTTGCGCGGCTGTTCCTTGGGCACGATGCGGTAAAAGATGTTGGGACGGTCGAAGCTCGACAGGAAACGCTCGGCGTTCTGCAGGTGCAGGCGGGTGACGATTTCTTCGCGGGTGCGCTTGTCGGCGGTGGCGGTCAGGGCGATGCGCGGAACGTCCGGGAACAGCTCGGCCAGTTGCCCCAGTTGCAGGTATTCCGGGCGGAAATCATGACCCCATTGCGACACGCAGTGGGCTTCGTCGATGGCGAACAGGGCGATCTTGAGGTTTTGCAGAAACGCCAGCATGCGCGGCTGCACCAGACGTTCCGGGGCGAGGTAGAGCATTTTGACTTCGCCCAGCCGGATGCGGTTGGCCAGGTCCCGCTGCTGTTCCGCGCTGAGCGTGGAATTCAGCGCCGCCGCCGACACGCCTAGTTCTTCGAGGGTCGCCACCTGATCGTCCATCAGTGCGATCAGCGGCGACACCACCACCGCCAGGCCATCGCGCAGCAGCCCGGGCACCTGAAAGCACAGGGACTTGCCGCCACCGGTGGGCATCAAGACCAACGCATCACCACCGCTGGCCACGCGCTCGATAATGGCACCCTGGCGACCACGGAAGCTGTCGTAGCCGAAGATGTCTTTAAGTACGCGTTGAGCCTGGTCGAGCATAAATACCCCGGATGGTGCCACGACAGCGGGTGAAACATCGCTGTTGAAATCGCAAAGCGCGGCAGTATACCGGAGCGTTTGAGTAGATAGGACAGCGGTGACACGAGCGGTCGAAATTATCAAAAAGCCGATTCCACGCGGGCTGTGTAAAACGTCGCGAGCGAAGGCAAGACAAGGCAAAAACAGGCAGGAAAGCGGAGTCTAGGGTTTTCTAAATGAGCATTTCCTGCCTGTTTTTAACGCAGTATTGCCGAGCGCAGCAGTTTTACGCAGTCCGCGAAGGCCTCGGCGCTGGCATCTACAAGCCCCAGAGCCTAGAATTCAGCATCGTTTATTTCCAAGGTAGTCCGTCCATGTCCTTCGCTGAGCAATTACACCGCCTGCAAGCCTTCCTCGATGCCGATGAGCTGCATGACGAAGCGCTGGACTATGTAGCCGCCCACGGCTACCTGACCGCGCTCTCGATCTGTGCTGAAACCGTGCCTGACCGGGAGTGGATCGACGCGCTGTTCGCCGAGCCGCCGCACTACGCGGACAAGGCTCAGCACGAGGAAATCGAATCGACGCTGATCCTGCTCAAGGCGCACATCGCCCGTCAGCTGGCGTCGGATGAAGAATTCGAACTGCCCTGCGATCTGGACCTGGGCGATGACCCGGACGACTCCGAACTGCGCGGCTGGTGCATCGGTTTCATGGAAGGTGTCTTCCTACGTGAATCGGCATGGTTCGAGAACGACGAGGAAGAAGTCAGCGAGATGCTGTTGCCGATCATGGTCGGTTCGGGTCTGTTCGACGAGCAGGCCGAGTTCGCTGACATCGCGGCGGATGCGAACCTGATGGACGACATGATCGTGCAGATTCCTGAAGCGCTGACCGCGCTGTATCTGCTGCTGCATGCGCCGGACGAGAAACCGGCGATCCTCAAGCCGCGTCACCACTGAGTCGCGCCTATGGCGCCAGGCAGTTCCAGTCATTCCCCTTCCCGCACGAGTCGGTCCCGGCTCGTGCGGTTTCTGCTGCAGGGTGTCGGCTGGCTGAGTGTGGCGCTCGGCGTGATCGGGATTTTTCTTCCCGTCTTGCCGACGACGCCTTTTCTTCTCCTGGCGGCCGCCTGCTTCGCCCGCAGCTCTCCCCGTTTTTATCATTGGCTGGTCGATCACCCTCGGCTCGGTCCGTGGATTCGTGGGTATCTGGAGGGGGACGGGATTCCGCTGAAGGGCAAGGTCTATGCGATCGGTTTGATGTGGCTGAGCATCGGGTTTTCGTGCTGGCTGGTGCCGATGATTTGGGCGCGGGTCGGGATGGTGGTGTGCGCGGTGGGGGTGTCGGTTTATATCGCGAGGCAGAAGACGTTGAAGCGGTAAAGGCGGCGGTACGTCCGGTACATCTCCATCGCCTGAACCTCTTCGCGAATGAATTCGCTCCCACAGGGGTGTTGCGGCGCGTTTGAATCCTGTGAACGACACAATCCCGCCTCAGCAGCACCGCTACAGACTGCACAACCCTTGAACCCTGCGCAGTCTCCACTGTGGGAGCGAATTCATTCGCGAAGGCGGCGGTACGTCCGATGCATCTCCATCGCCTGCCCATCCGTTCGCGAATGAATTCGCCCCTACAGAGGTGTTGCAGCGTGGCTGAATGGTGCGGTGTTCAAGGCACACCGCAAGCCTTGCCGCCAATCCTCACATCCTGCCGATCACACCGTGTCCACTTTCAGCGAATGATCCCCCAGCATCCCGTTGATAATCGATGCCGTGTCCGCCCCGCCTGCAACAGCGCCTCCGGCCCCTGGCGTGACGCCGTAGTGTTGGGCGAGGTTCACGCCGGCGAGGTCGATGGTTTGCGTTGCCGCACCACCCGCAATGCTGCTGACGTCGATGGTCGAGACCAGCGATGACCCATTCCCGCTCACGCTGAAGTGCAGGAAGTTCTCCAGCGAGTTCGCATCCCCATGCTCGCCCTGCAACAGCTGCGAGAGGTCCAGTTTGTCGATGCCGAAGTTGAAATCGGTGATCGTGTCGTGCCCGGTGTTACCGGCCTGGTAAAGGAAAGTGTCGTGCCCCGGCCCGCCGGTCAGGGTGTTGTTGCCCGGGCCGCCAATGAGGGTGTCGTCGCCCGCCCCGCCGTTCAGCACGTCGTTGCCCAGCCCGCCATTCAACACGTTGTTACCCGAATCACCGGTCAGGTGGTCGTTGTAGTTCGAGCCGATCAGGTTCTGGATGTTCACCAGTGTGTCGGTGCCCGCCCCGCCTGTGTGCTGCGGCCCGGTTTCGGCGGTACTCACGGTCACGCCTGCCGTCGCCAGCGAGTAGTTGGCGGTGTTGTTGCCCGCGCCGCCGTCGAGCAGGTCGTTGCCCGGTCCGCTGAAGAGCGTGTCATTGCCGTTGTCGCCAAACAGCTCGTTGTTGCCCGGCCCCGCCACCAGCACGTCGTTGCCGTCGCCGCCGTGGAGTTCGCTGTTGGCCGCGCCGATCAACACGTCATCGCCTGTCGTGCCCAAGACGGTGTGACCGTCCTGATGGCTGATGTCGATGGGCGCCGTGCTGCTGCCGCCGTGGGCATCGGTGACGGTGTAGATGCTGTGGACATCCGGCGTGGTGTTGACCGCCGCCGTGTCGATGGACAAATGCAGCTCGTAGTTGCCCTGCAGGTCAGGGTCGGCCTGGTTGACCACGATCAGCCGATAGGTCCCGTCTTCGGTCGCGGTGAAGCTGCCGCCGTCGCTGAGGGTGTGGGCCGCGCCGTCTTCGAATTTCCAGGCCATGCCCAGCACGTCGTTGGTCAGGTTGTGATCGACGGTGACGGTTTCCCCCGCTTTCAGCTGCACGCTGTACAGGTCCTGAGCATTGGAGGGTGATGCGTTGACAGCCCCGAGATAGCCGCTGATCACCAACAGCGCCGTGGTGGCGGTGTTGCTGAAGAAGTCGCTGCGGCTGAGGTTTTTCAGCTGATTGACGTCGGTGTCGGAGGTGCCGCTGAAGTTAATGGTTTTCAGCGAACCGGCCTTGAAGTCCGCGCCGCGCAACGTCCAGCCCGTGGCGAAACTGCCGGGCGAAACGGTCAACGCACCGCCATTGCCAGGCTGGTCATTGGCCGCCAGCGCCGCGCCGGGAATCACGATGCTCGACCCACTGAGGTTGGTGATGACGTTGTCAGCCACGGCCACCGGTGCATCGTAGACCGGGGTGGGTGTCACTGGCGCACTGGCTTCGACGTGCACAACAAGATTGGCACCGGCCAGGTCGCCGTCGTAGTCGCTGAGCACGTAGTGAATGTTGTCCGTCGCAGACTGCGTCAGGCCCGCCGCCGGGGTGTAGCTGTAGTCGCCGGTGTTCATGTTGACCACCAGCGTGCCGTGTTGGCCGGTCACGGTGAGGGTGTTGCTCATGCCCTCGAAGCTGCCGTGGTTCGGGCCGCCGCTGACGGTCACGCCGCCCTGATGGCTGTACGCCTGAGGGTTGAATGTGTAGGTCGTGCCCTCGACGCTGATGGATTTGACGAAGCCCTGATCCGCGCCAAAGGTCCCGCCTTCCAGCAGGCTGCCCTGCACGCCACCCTGCACCGTGCCGCTGAGCACGGCGTTCAACTGGCCGAGGTCGGTAACGATCACCGCGCTGGTGTTGCTGCCCGTGGCGCCGTTGTAGGCGACGGGGTTCAGGTATTGGCTGCTGATGTCAGTGCCGACGCCAATCGCGAAAGCGTTGATGCCGTGACTGTCGAGGAAGTGGGTCCAGACGACTTCTTCGCTCGGGCTGATGCCGTCGCCGCGCCCCGGATTCGGCACATGGCTCGGATCGGAATGCTGTGGCGATACGGTCGGGTTGCCGTCCGAGAAGAAGTACGCCAGGTTCTGTGCCCCGGCGAGTGCGCCCTTCTGCACGAACGCGGTTTGCGCAGACGCCAGCGCCGCGTCGTAGTTGGTGCCGTTGCCGGCGGTGATCGCGTTGACCATGTTCTTGGCCGTGGCCACGTCGACCCACTGATCGCTGGCGATGTTGGCCTGGCTGTTGAACGTCACCAGTTGCACGCGCACGTCGCCGAGGGCTTCGTACTTGTCGAGCAGCGCGACGATGGCTTGTTTTTCCAGTCCCAGACGGGTCAGTCCGTTGACCCCTGAGGCCTCGTTCATGCTCGCCGAGTTGTCGACGATAAGCATCAGGTTGCTGTTGACCGGGTCAGTGGTGACGGTTTTTTCAAGGTTTGCGGCCTGAGGTTGGTCGTCCACGATGTTGACCACGATTTGCGCCGTCGACGACTGGCCCAGCGAGTCGGTCACGGTGTAGTTGAAGGCTTCGTGGGTGACGTTGGCCCCATCGTTGGCGGCAGGCGTGGTACTCGGCGGCGAGGTCAGGGTGTAGGTGTAGCTGCCATCTGTGTTCAGGTGCAGGACGCCGTATTGCCCTTGAACGGTGCCGTTCTGCGCGCCTTCAGCGGTGAAGGTCAGCGCACCGGTGCCGCCCTGCACCGAGTTGGCGACGCTGCCGCTGCCGGTTTCTGCGGTGGAACCGGGATTGCTGCCGGTCACGATGCCGGGCGCCAGATCCTGCCCGTCTTTGTGGGTGTCGAGGGCGCTTTCCTGCACAGTGACGTCGTTGTCGTTGCAGGCCACCGGTGGGCACGGGGCGGCCACGTTGATGTTGACGGTGACGGTGGTGGTGCTGGTGTCGCCGTCGGCATCGCGAATGGTGTAGGTGAACACATCCTGCTCACCTTGCGGCCCGACGTGGGACGGGTCGCTGTGGTAGGTCGCGTTGCCCTGGTTGTCGACAATCAGCGTGCCGTACGCCCCGGTGATCACGCTGTTCAGCCCGCCGATGACAGGCGTGGTGGTGTCGCCACCGGCCCGTACGCCGACGATCAACCCGTTGGGACCGGCGCCATCCGCACCCGCGGTATCGTTGAGCAGCAAGTTGCCGCTGGTTTCGCCCCCTGCCACGACGTTGCCGATGTCGCTGTGCGCTTGGGGTGTGTCGTCGAGGATCTTGACCACAAGGGTGCCGTCACGCACGTCGCCATTGGTGTCCACGGCGTGCACGGGGATTGGGTCGCTCAGCGAAGTGCCGTCGCCCTGGTTGTGATTTTCCGCCTCATTCAGCGTGTAGGTGTAAGTCACGTCGCCGGTGGTGGGGTCGTAATGCAGCACGGTCAGCGAGTTGCCCGAGGGCAGCGTGGTGGACTGCGGTGACGACAGCGGCACGCCGTGATCGACCACGACGATGCCGCCAATGATCAGGTTTTGCACGCCGTCCGGCGCGGTCACCTTGATCGTGCCGGTCTGGGTCAGCGCATCGTGATCCGGGTGCGAACCGCCCGGCAGGTTGGCTTCATCGACCGTGCAATCGCCGCCGCCAATCATCGGGCCGTCGTTGTGGTAGACGTTGACGGTGATCGTGGTGGTGCTGGTGTCGCCGTCCGCGTCACGAATGCTGTAGGTGAAGATGTCTTTCATGTCGCCATGCCCGCCCGAATTCGGGTTGGCCATATAGGACGCCTGCCCGCTGGCGTCCACGGTCAGGGTGCCGTACAGCCCCTGAATCACGGTTCCGACGCCACCGGTGACCGGCGTCGACGTGTCCTCGCCCGCGCGAACACCGATAATCAAGCCACCCGCCCCCGGACCATCGGCCCCGGCGTGGTCGTTGGCGAGGATGTTGCCGCTGGTTTCGCCGCCTTCTTTTACATAGCCAATGTCGGC
It contains:
- a CDS encoding bestrophin family ion channel; translation: MIVRPHPNLRSVLLTLKGSIARRIASRAALVTFLAAGIVLIESLHPDYFAKVSATPFTLLGLSLSIFMSFRNNACYDRWYEARKAWGDVITETRSIIRETQVLKDEALRGSILRDLCGFAHALCATLRRQDVEKVTQHWLSRPPSVDSANYCDRILREVGRQCSDASENGEINEWRYTLLANHLSVLSRVIATCDRIKTTPLPFPYTLLLHRTIYLFCILLPFAMAEPLGWMTPLFMAIVSYTFFGLDAIGNELEDPFGYDENDLPLDALVRVIERDVLDALGVTPLPPMLEPVDFVLT
- a CDS encoding SelT/SelW/SelH family protein, producing the protein MGDKAEITITYCTQCQWLLRAAWLAQELLSTFGDDLGKVSLVPGTGGVFRITCDDVQIWERKTDGGFPEAKVLKQRVRDRIDPDRDLGHNDRSATPPPD
- a CDS encoding FimV/HubP family polar landmark protein encodes the protein MLKSFQAGSRRGSYGSFRVQSGLRTGLLTLAIASASMLHSATAAALGLGDITLHSAQGQPFNADIELIEAGGLSPEEIVVTLASTEAFAKAGVERVFFLNDLHFTPVIRGNRAIVHVESRKAVTEPYLDFVVRLSRPNGDQFHEYTVLLDPPNSPAGLAATRSRTNSPATAAKTDASRLPVAPPKAVQGKHYTVVSGDTLAGIARQIQAPGSKASSAELIVALQALNPQAFPQGTRSQLKVGQSLLLPDNAAEPKVAAPAGAATAAAPAANAPTSVSVSAPNAPAVKQSAGEQLTATAMENQQLAKTVEDLKTQVAQVSEDDAAKNKQIIELQTQLAEMKALAARPVPPPAPVATAPVQKTEPAATPAPAPAPAPAPVVEDDELPWTTILAGLLLLVLLLALGWSVRRNRLKNRLVESGAQPGAGFEPVEPIIKPAQGTVTPVFEVPAVTPRPAATTATTPAASGGQRLAGAATDALDGASIYIAYGRFAEAQAILREALDRQPQRTDVRLRILELLGEQGDLAGFDEEEKILLNQGIEPQKLQEIRARYPKLKPALAPVSVEKTSSVVPAVAGAAVVAAAAAAAVNHEKAPAQLDENAAAALNPEPIDDFQLNLDDLSMDADWDLVDPFDSAPAPRKPAPDAEPELDPLFASDLKQLPEVFEMPEEQFLSDFAEEDGSPDMELRFETESEPESVAQSNSDLMDDAFLDSFMTDDTEFDLMDIEDEAPLSKINEAQVLIDEGSIDEARRLLEEVIAESDDGPQQTARDLLAGLG
- a CDS encoding MarR family transcriptional regulator; protein product: MPLTEEHRFGMQLANLSRGWRAELDRRLADLGLSQARWLVLLHLARFKDAAPTQRELAQSVGVEGPTLARLLDSLESQGLVKRQAVVEDRRAKKILLSDTARPLIEKIETIATALRHELFEGIDEADLRVCMRVHSTILGNLEKS
- the recQ gene encoding DNA helicase RecQ; protein product: MLDQAQRVLKDIFGYDSFRGRQGAIIERVASGGDALVLMPTGGGKSLCFQVPGLLRDGLAVVVSPLIALMDDQVATLEELGVSAAALNSTLSAEQQRDLANRIRLGEVKMLYLAPERLVQPRMLAFLQNLKIALFAIDEAHCVSQWGHDFRPEYLQLGQLAELFPDVPRIALTATADKRTREEIVTRLHLQNAERFLSSFDRPNIFYRIVPKEQPRKQLLAFLSERRSDAGIVYCLSRKKVEETAAFLSDNGYPALPYHAGLPIETRSENQRRFLNEEGLIMVATIAFGMGIDKPNVRFVAHMDLPKSLEAYYQETGRAGRDGLPADAWMAYGLQDVVMLKQMLQNSEGDERHKRVEQHKLDAMLSLCEETRCRRQALLAYFDEDMPNPCGHCDNCVDDVQTWDATEPARQALSAIYRTGQRYGVGHLVDVLLGKDNEKVQSFGHQKLAVFGVGKGRSENEWRTLFRQLVARGLADTDLEGYGGLRLSDTCRPLLRGEVTLELRRDLKPQTTAKASGSPASQLVRGEEREQWEALRALRRKLAEEHGVPPYVIFPDSTLLEMLRSQPGTMAEMARVSGVGARKLERYGEAFLEVLGGAAPAPRVVTDLRHELISLARAGMTPMQIAGQLQCSEKNVYTMLAEAIGKQQLSLEQALDLPEDLLTEIQDAFLDGEGELPPVAAIAELFTGRVPEGVLYCVRAALQSEFEV
- a CDS encoding YecA family protein — its product is MSFAEQLHRLQAFLDADELHDEALDYVAAHGYLTALSICAETVPDREWIDALFAEPPHYADKAQHEEIESTLILLKAHIARQLASDEEFELPCDLDLGDDPDDSELRGWCIGFMEGVFLRESAWFENDEEEVSEMLLPIMVGSGLFDEQAEFADIAADANLMDDMIVQIPEALTALYLLLHAPDEKPAILKPRHH
- a CDS encoding YbaN family protein; protein product: MAPGSSSHSPSRTSRSRLVRFLLQGVGWLSVALGVIGIFLPVLPTTPFLLLAAACFARSSPRFYHWLVDHPRLGPWIRGYLEGDGIPLKGKVYAIGLMWLSIGFSCWLVPMIWARVGMVVCAVGVSVYIARQKTLKR